One segment of Mycolicibacterium neworleansense DNA contains the following:
- a CDS encoding BtpA/SgcQ family protein, which yields MQWLDDVFGVQKPVIAMLHLDALPGDPSFDTAAGMRAVVDNARRDLDALQSGGVDAVMFSNEFSLPYLTKTEPITATAMARVIGELLDEVRVPFGVNVLWDGVASIDLAAATGAKFVREIFTGAYGSDFGLWNTNVGQAARHRRRVHADNVRLLFNVVPEATAYLGDRDLADITRSTVFNAKPDALVVSGLTAGAPTDTSALSTVKNNAGDVPVFVNTGMRVETAEAQLSIADGAVVGTAFKKDGVFENRADSERVEKLMAVVKNFRQS from the coding sequence ATGCAATGGCTTGACGACGTCTTTGGTGTGCAGAAACCGGTGATCGCCATGCTGCACCTCGATGCCCTGCCGGGCGATCCGTCCTTTGACACGGCGGCCGGTATGCGTGCGGTGGTCGACAACGCACGGCGCGACCTCGATGCACTTCAGTCCGGAGGCGTTGACGCGGTGATGTTCTCCAACGAGTTCAGCCTGCCGTATCTGACCAAGACCGAGCCGATCACCGCGACCGCGATGGCCCGCGTCATCGGCGAGCTCCTCGACGAAGTCCGAGTGCCGTTCGGCGTCAACGTGCTGTGGGACGGGGTGGCATCGATCGACCTCGCTGCCGCGACCGGCGCGAAGTTCGTGCGGGAGATCTTCACCGGCGCCTACGGCAGCGATTTCGGGTTGTGGAACACCAACGTCGGTCAGGCGGCGCGGCACCGGCGGCGCGTCCATGCGGACAATGTCCGTCTGTTGTTCAACGTGGTCCCCGAGGCGACGGCATATCTCGGTGACCGGGATCTCGCTGACATCACCCGTTCCACGGTGTTCAACGCCAAGCCCGACGCCCTGGTCGTCTCGGGGCTGACCGCCGGTGCGCCCACCGACACGTCTGCTCTGTCCACCGTCAAGAACAATGCCGGCGATGTCCCGGTGTTTGTCAACACCGGAATGCGCGTGGAGACCGCCGAGGCGCAGCTGAGCATCGCCGACGGGGCCGTGGTCGGCACCGCATTCAAGAAGGACGGGGTGTTCGAGAACCGCGCCGACAGTGAGCGGGTCGAGAAGCTGATGGCGGTGGTGAAGAACTTCCGTCAGAGCTGA
- a CDS encoding fumarylacetoacetate hydrolase family protein produces MRLGRIASPDGVAFVSVEGDGADAVCKEIAEHPFGNPNFTGRSWPLADVRLLAPILASKVICMGKNYAAHAEEMGGVAPEDPVIFLKPNTAIIGPNVPIQLPADAHPVHHEGELAIVIGRPCKDVPAARAAENILGYTIANDVSARDQQAKDGQWMRAKGHDTFCPVGPWIVNDLDPSDLEIRTEVNGELRQRSRTSLMIHDIGAIVEWVSAVMTLLPGDLILTGTPEGVGPIEDGDTVSVTVEGIGTLTNPVVRKGK; encoded by the coding sequence ATGCGCTTAGGTCGAATCGCCAGTCCCGACGGCGTCGCTTTCGTCAGTGTCGAAGGCGACGGTGCCGATGCCGTCTGCAAAGAGATCGCCGAGCATCCGTTCGGCAATCCCAACTTCACCGGACGGAGCTGGCCGCTGGCCGATGTCCGGCTGCTGGCACCGATCCTGGCCAGCAAGGTGATCTGCATGGGCAAGAACTACGCCGCCCACGCCGAGGAGATGGGTGGGGTGGCCCCCGAGGATCCGGTGATCTTCCTCAAGCCCAACACCGCGATCATCGGGCCCAACGTCCCGATCCAGCTGCCGGCCGACGCCCATCCGGTTCACCACGAGGGCGAGCTGGCGATCGTCATCGGGCGGCCCTGTAAGGACGTGCCGGCCGCCCGCGCTGCCGAGAACATCCTGGGTTACACCATCGCCAACGACGTCTCGGCGCGCGACCAGCAGGCCAAGGACGGCCAGTGGATGCGGGCGAAGGGCCATGACACCTTCTGCCCGGTGGGCCCGTGGATCGTCAACGATCTCGACCCCTCGGACCTGGAGATCCGCACCGAGGTGAACGGAGAGTTGCGTCAGCGCAGCCGGACCTCGTTGATGATCCATGACATCGGCGCGATCGTCGAGTGGGTCTCGGCGGTGATGACGCTGCTGCCCGGAGACCTGATCCTCACCGGAACACCCGAGGGTGTCGGACCCATCGAAGACGGGGACACCGTCAGCGTCACCGTCGAGGGCATCGGCACCCTTACCAATCCCGTTGTGCGTAAAGGAAAGTAA
- the gltX gene encoding glutamate--tRNA ligase, whose amino-acid sequence MTSSNVRVRFCPSPTGTPHVGLVRTALFNWAYARHTGGTFVFRIEDTDAARDSDESYAAILDALRWLGLDWDEGPEVGGPYEPYRQSQRSEIYRDVIARLLEAGEVYEAYSTPEEVEARHHAAGRNPKLGYDNFDRTLTDEQRAAFAAEGRKPVLRLRMPDEDLGWTDLVRGPVSFPAGSVPDFAITRANGDPLYTLVNPVDDAMMKITHVLRGEDIMPSTPRQIALYRALMRIGVAERVPEFAHLPSVLGEGNKKLSKRDPQSNLFLHRDRGFLPEGLLNYLALLGWGIADDHDVFSLDEMVAAFDVADVNSNPARFDQKKADAINAEHIRQLTPEDFTARLRTYLDAHGHDTGLDDAAFAEAAALIQTRIVVLGDAWGLLKFFDDGSYEIDEKAAAKELREEAAPVLDAALSALEGVGEWNTANLEAALKEALLDGLELKPRKAFGPIRVAVTGATISPPLFESMELLGADRSLSRLRAARAAL is encoded by the coding sequence ATGACGAGTTCAAATGTCAGGGTGCGGTTCTGTCCGTCGCCGACCGGCACGCCGCACGTCGGGCTGGTGCGCACTGCGCTGTTCAACTGGGCGTATGCCCGGCACACGGGCGGAACTTTCGTCTTCCGGATCGAGGACACCGACGCCGCGCGTGACAGCGACGAGAGCTACGCCGCGATTCTCGACGCCCTGCGGTGGTTGGGGCTGGACTGGGACGAGGGCCCCGAGGTCGGCGGTCCCTACGAGCCGTACCGGCAGTCGCAGCGCAGCGAGATCTACCGGGACGTGATCGCCCGCCTGCTCGAGGCCGGCGAGGTGTACGAGGCATATTCGACGCCAGAAGAGGTCGAGGCACGCCACCACGCAGCAGGCCGGAACCCCAAGCTGGGATACGACAATTTCGATCGCACGCTCACCGATGAGCAGCGCGCGGCTTTCGCGGCCGAGGGGCGTAAGCCCGTGCTGCGCTTGCGTATGCCCGACGAAGACCTCGGCTGGACCGACCTGGTGCGCGGTCCGGTGAGCTTCCCGGCGGGCTCGGTGCCCGATTTCGCGATCACGCGTGCCAACGGTGATCCGTTGTACACCTTGGTCAACCCCGTCGACGACGCGATGATGAAGATCACCCACGTGCTGCGGGGCGAGGACATCATGCCCTCGACACCGCGGCAGATCGCTTTGTACCGGGCACTGATGCGCATCGGCGTGGCCGAGCGGGTGCCCGAATTCGCGCACCTTCCAAGCGTTCTCGGTGAGGGCAACAAGAAGCTGTCCAAGCGTGATCCGCAGTCGAATCTGTTCCTGCACCGCGATCGTGGCTTCCTGCCGGAAGGTCTGCTGAACTACCTGGCGCTGCTGGGCTGGGGCATCGCCGACGATCACGATGTGTTCAGCCTCGACGAGATGGTCGCGGCATTCGACGTGGCCGACGTCAACTCCAACCCGGCGCGGTTCGACCAGAAGAAGGCCGACGCGATCAACGCCGAGCACATCCGGCAGTTGACGCCGGAGGATTTCACCGCCCGGCTGCGGACCTATCTCGATGCCCACGGCCACGACACCGGTTTGGACGACGCCGCATTCGCCGAAGCCGCCGCGCTGATCCAGACCCGCATCGTCGTGCTCGGCGATGCGTGGGGGCTGCTGAAGTTCTTCGACGACGGCTCCTACGAGATCGACGAGAAGGCCGCTGCCAAGGAGCTGCGCGAGGAGGCCGCACCGGTCCTGGACGCCGCGCTGAGCGCCTTGGAGGGCGTCGGGGAGTGGAACACCGCCAACCTCGAAGCGGCGCTCAAAGAGGCGCTTCTGGACGGCCTTGAGCTCAAGCCCCGTAAGGCGTTCGGGCCGATCCGGGTCGCGGTCACCGGCGCGACGATCAGTCCGCCGCTGTTCGAGTCGATGGAACTACTGGGGGCCGACCGCAGCCTGTCGCGACTGCGGGCCGCCCGGGCCGCCCTGTGA
- a CDS encoding HU family DNA-binding protein gives MNKAELIDVLTTKLGTDRRQATAAVENVVDTIVRAVHKGDSVTITGFGVFEQRRRAARVARNPRTGETVKVKPTSVPAFRPGAQFKAVVSGAQRLPSDGPAVKRGVTAGPAKRAAAKKTVAKKAPAKKVAAKKAPAAKKAATKAPAKKAATKAPAKKAATKAPAKKAATKAPAKKAATKAPAKKAATKAPAKKAATKAPAKKAAAKKAPAKKGRK, from the coding sequence ATGAACAAAGCGGAGCTCATCGACGTACTCACAACCAAACTGGGCACCGATCGTCGGCAGGCTACCGCCGCGGTGGAGAACGTTGTCGACACCATCGTCCGTGCGGTGCACAAGGGCGACAGCGTCACAATCACCGGCTTCGGTGTCTTCGAGCAGCGCCGCCGCGCTGCCCGTGTGGCGCGTAACCCGCGCACCGGCGAGACGGTGAAGGTCAAGCCCACCTCGGTGCCGGCTTTCCGTCCGGGCGCACAGTTCAAGGCGGTTGTTTCTGGGGCGCAGCGTCTCCCGTCTGACGGTCCGGCCGTCAAGCGTGGCGTGACCGCAGGCCCGGCCAAGCGCGCCGCTGCCAAGAAGACCGTCGCCAAGAAGGCGCCGGCCAAGAAGGTGGCTGCCAAGAAGGCCCCGGCCGCCAAGAAGGCCGCGACCAAGGCTCCTGCCAAGAAGGCCGCGACCAAGGCTCCTGCCAAGAAGGCCGCGACCAAGGCTCCTGCCAAGAAGGCCGCGACCAAGGCACCCGCCAAGAAGGCCGCGACCAAGGCACCCGCCAAGAAGGCCGCGACCAAGGCACCCGCCAAGAAGGCCGCGACCAAGGCACCCGCCAAGAAGGCCGCCGCCAAGAAGGCACCGGCCAAGAAGGGCCGCAAGTAA
- a CDS encoding dihydrofolate reductase family protein — MGVIAIELFATLDLVAQAPGGPDEDPEGFSFGGWQAPLIDEVSGAQVGSAYEGTDALLLGRRTYDIFAAYWPHQTDEFGTLFNGIPKYVASRGTPDLSWAGSTQVGPDLGAAVREIRDRHEHVKVVGSLNLVQTLLREKLFDRLDLWVHPIMLGAGKKVFDGGSVPTNVTLLQPPVASPNGIVFLRYGLADGVPGTGDMSA, encoded by the coding sequence ATGGGCGTCATCGCCATCGAACTGTTCGCCACCCTGGACCTCGTCGCGCAGGCGCCCGGCGGCCCGGACGAGGACCCCGAGGGCTTTTCGTTCGGCGGCTGGCAGGCGCCGCTGATCGACGAGGTTTCCGGCGCGCAGGTCGGGTCTGCCTACGAGGGCACCGACGCGCTGCTGCTCGGACGCCGCACGTACGACATCTTCGCCGCCTACTGGCCGCACCAGACGGACGAATTCGGCACGCTGTTCAACGGCATCCCGAAATACGTCGCCTCCCGCGGCACGCCTGATCTGTCATGGGCCGGTTCTACACAGGTCGGCCCGGATCTGGGCGCCGCGGTGCGCGAGATCCGGGACAGGCACGAGCATGTGAAGGTCGTCGGAAGCCTGAACCTGGTTCAGACGCTGCTGCGCGAGAAGCTCTTCGACCGTCTGGATCTGTGGGTGCACCCGATCATGCTGGGAGCGGGGAAGAAGGTGTTCGACGGGGGCTCGGTGCCCACCAATGTGACACTGCTGCAACCGCCGGTGGCCAGCCCGAACGGCATCGTGTTCCTGCGGTACGGGCTCGCCGACGGTGTGCCTGGAACAGGGGACATGAGCGCGTGA
- a CDS encoding prolyl oligopeptidase family serine peptidase, which translates to MRWLTATVLLTCGLVTAPPAAAAAPNWSGLDARLYDAPIPAAGTLIEAVPLDRALTVPGAASSYRILYSTVDQHDSPALSTAAVFIPHGEVPEGGWPTIAWAHGTVGLGDDCAPSAQPRSARDSEYLTHWLDQGYAVVGSDYAGLGTPGLMSYLNSVATAHSVVDSVIAMHHMDLPLSPKWALVGQSQGGGAAVNSARWATEFSRGTGLDYRGVVATGTPFNVESIVKQSGPDMALPPNLGPAANSYTGYILAGVREARPDLNIDSVLTPAGLDAVNKAETLCKPQLDEALTGMTPTGFFRAPLATLPGAADALDAYLGTPTSGYDRPIFLGVGLLDRDVPPSMSQQLGDQLRANGQDVTLKIYPDEDHSGTVLASIPDSTPFLAAVFEGD; encoded by the coding sequence TTGAGGTGGTTGACGGCAACCGTTCTGCTGACGTGCGGACTCGTGACAGCACCGCCCGCGGCGGCCGCCGCGCCGAACTGGTCGGGCCTGGACGCCCGTCTTTACGACGCGCCGATTCCCGCGGCCGGCACCCTGATCGAGGCGGTTCCGCTGGATCGGGCACTGACGGTGCCGGGCGCGGCGAGTTCCTACCGCATCCTGTATTCGACTGTTGATCAACATGATTCGCCGGCGCTGAGTACCGCGGCGGTGTTCATCCCGCACGGTGAGGTGCCCGAGGGCGGCTGGCCGACGATCGCGTGGGCGCACGGCACGGTCGGGCTCGGTGACGACTGCGCACCGTCGGCGCAGCCGCGCAGCGCACGGGATAGCGAATACCTGACGCACTGGCTCGACCAGGGTTACGCCGTCGTCGGCTCCGACTACGCCGGGCTGGGTACCCCCGGCCTGATGAGCTATCTCAACAGCGTGGCCACCGCCCACAGCGTGGTCGACTCGGTGATCGCGATGCACCACATGGACCTGCCCTTGTCACCGAAATGGGCCCTGGTGGGGCAGTCGCAGGGCGGCGGGGCCGCGGTCAACAGTGCACGTTGGGCCACTGAATTCAGCCGGGGGACCGGCCTGGACTACCGCGGGGTGGTGGCCACCGGGACACCCTTCAATGTCGAGAGCATCGTCAAACAATCCGGCCCCGACATGGCGCTGCCGCCGAACCTCGGGCCGGCGGCCAACAGCTACACCGGCTACATCCTGGCCGGAGTGCGCGAGGCTCGGCCCGATCTGAACATCGACAGCGTGCTGACCCCGGCTGGGCTGGATGCCGTCAACAAAGCGGAGACACTGTGCAAGCCACAACTCGACGAGGCGCTCACGGGCATGACGCCGACCGGGTTCTTCCGCGCGCCCCTGGCCACCCTGCCCGGCGCAGCTGACGCTCTGGACGCATATCTGGGCACGCCGACCAGTGGCTACGACCGGCCCATCTTCCTGGGCGTCGGTCTGCTGGACCGGGATGTCCCGCCGAGCATGTCGCAGCAACTGGGCGATCAGCTACGGGCCAACGGCCAGGACGTCACGCTCAAGATCTATCCCGACGAGGATCACTCGGGCACGGTGCTGGCCTCCATCCCGGACTCCACGCCGTTCCTGGCCGCGGTGTTCGAAGGCGACTGA
- a CDS encoding MFS transporter, whose protein sequence is MPVSSISTFRRWSMLAIALTATTCANVFINGAAFLIPTLHAERGLDLAKAGLLSSMPSFGLVLTLIAWGYIVDRVGERIVLTVGSALTAAAAFAAAAADSLVAVGIFLLLGGMAAASSNSASGRVVVGWFPPEQRGLAMGIRQTATPLGVGLGALVIPRLAETHGTATALLFPAVVCVLSAVICAVGVLDPPRPPRHEAPAEHLANPYRGSNVLWRIHAVSVLLVVPQGLVWTFTLVWLMSDRGWSAASAGTLVTIAQLLGAAGRIAAGRWSDVLGERLRPIRTIALAAAATMGLLALTDWLGSPLSVALIVIASVITVSDNGLAFTAIAEIAGPFWSGRALGMQNTSQHLATASSAPLFGALIGVAGYPAAFAVCALLPLLAVPLVPQDARVCEEHQDT, encoded by the coding sequence ATGCCCGTTTCGTCCATCAGCACGTTTCGCCGTTGGTCGATGTTGGCGATCGCACTGACTGCGACCACATGCGCCAACGTGTTCATCAACGGCGCGGCATTCCTCATCCCCACCCTGCACGCCGAGCGGGGCCTGGATCTGGCCAAGGCCGGCCTGCTGTCGTCGATGCCGAGCTTCGGACTTGTGCTCACCCTGATCGCGTGGGGCTACATCGTCGATCGGGTCGGCGAACGGATCGTGCTCACGGTGGGCTCGGCGCTGACCGCCGCGGCGGCGTTCGCGGCGGCCGCCGCGGATTCCCTGGTGGCGGTCGGAATCTTCCTGCTGCTGGGCGGAATGGCCGCAGCCAGCAGCAATTCGGCAAGTGGGCGGGTCGTGGTCGGTTGGTTCCCACCCGAACAGCGCGGCCTGGCGATGGGAATCCGGCAGACCGCAACACCTTTGGGTGTCGGTTTGGGCGCGTTGGTGATTCCGCGTCTCGCCGAGACTCACGGCACCGCGACAGCGCTACTGTTCCCGGCGGTGGTGTGTGTGCTGTCGGCGGTGATCTGCGCTGTGGGAGTGCTGGATCCGCCGCGGCCGCCCCGCCATGAGGCGCCGGCCGAACACCTGGCCAACCCCTACCGCGGCTCGAACGTGTTGTGGCGCATCCACGCGGTGTCGGTACTGCTGGTCGTCCCCCAGGGTCTGGTCTGGACGTTCACCCTGGTGTGGCTGATGAGTGACCGGGGCTGGTCGGCGGCATCGGCCGGGACGCTGGTGACCATCGCTCAATTGCTGGGCGCGGCAGGCCGGATCGCCGCGGGCCGGTGGTCCGATGTCCTCGGAGAACGGCTGCGCCCCATCCGGACCATCGCGCTGGCGGCAGCGGCGACGATGGGGCTGCTGGCGCTCACCGATTGGCTGGGCTCACCGCTCAGCGTTGCGCTGATCGTGATCGCCTCGGTGATCACGGTGTCCGACAACGGCTTGGCGTTCACCGCGATCGCCGAGATCGCCGGCCCGTTCTGGAGCGGGCGCGCCCTGGGCATGCAGAACACCAGCCAGCATCTGGCAACTGCCAGCTCGGCACCGCTGTTCGGCGCGCTGATCGGGGTGGCGGGCTACCCGGCGGCCTTCGCGGTGTGCGCCCTGTTGCCGTTGCTGGCGGTGCCACTGGTTCCCCAGGATGCGCGCGTGTGCGAAGAGCATCAGGACACGTGA
- the leuD gene encoding 3-isopropylmalate dehydratase small subunit, with product MEAFSTHTGIGVPLRRSNVDTDQIIPAVYLKRVTRTGFEDGLFAAWRSDPSFILNLPPFDKGSVLVAGPDFGTGSSREHAVWALMDYGFRVVISSRFADIFRGNAGKAGLLAAEVAQDDVELLWKLIEQNPGLEITVNLQDRNIVAGTVVVPFRIDDYTAWRLLEGLDDIGLTLRKLSSIEDYEKRRPTWKPRTLPA from the coding sequence ATGGAGGCTTTCAGCACCCACACCGGCATCGGCGTCCCCCTGCGGCGGTCCAATGTCGACACCGACCAGATCATCCCCGCGGTCTATTTGAAGCGGGTAACCCGAACGGGTTTCGAGGACGGATTGTTCGCCGCCTGGCGCTCTGATCCGTCGTTCATTCTGAATCTCCCGCCATTCGACAAAGGCTCCGTGTTGGTCGCCGGGCCCGATTTCGGCACCGGATCTTCACGCGAACACGCCGTCTGGGCGCTCATGGACTATGGCTTCCGGGTGGTTATCTCGTCCCGTTTCGCCGACATTTTCCGCGGCAACGCCGGCAAGGCCGGGCTATTGGCGGCCGAAGTCGCCCAAGACGATGTCGAGCTCTTATGGAAGCTCATCGAGCAGAATCCTGGGCTGGAAATCACTGTGAATCTTCAAGATCGAAATATCGTCGCCGGAACGGTTGTGGTGCCGTTCAGAATTGACGACTACACGGCCTGGCGGCTGCTCGAGGGACTCGACGATATAGGCCTTACGCTGCGGAAACTCTCCTCAATCGAGGATTACGAGAAGCGCCGGCCGACCTGGAAGCCGCGCACTCTGCCGGCCTGA
- the leuC gene encoding 3-isopropylmalate dehydratase large subunit, giving the protein MDQSTQTSVKPRTLAEKVWDDHVVARGEGEGAAREPDLIYIDLHLVHEVTSPQAFDGLRLAGRPVRRPDLTIATEDHNVPTVDIDKPIADPVSRTQVETLRRNCEEFGIRLHPMGDAEQGIVHIIGPQLGLTQPGMTVVCGDSHTSTHGAFGAIAMGIGTSEVEHVMATQTLPLKPFKTMAVNVDGVLPAGVSAKDIILAVIAKIGTGGGQGHVIEYRGSAIEALSMEGRMTICNMSIEAGARAGMVAPDETTFEFLKGRPHAPEGADWDAAVAAWSQLRTDEGAEFDTEVYLDAATLSPFVTWGTNPGQGVPLSAAVPDPELMGDDADRQAAEKALAYMDLRPGMAMRDIAVDTVFVGSCTNGRIEDLRVVADVLRDRKVADGVRMLVVPGSMRVRAQAESEGLDRIFTAAGAEWRQAGCSMCLGMNPDQLSPGQRCASTSNRNFEGRQGKGGRTHLVSPAVAAATAVRGKLASPADLPVAAR; this is encoded by the coding sequence ATGGACCAATCGACACAGACATCCGTGAAGCCGCGCACCCTGGCCGAAAAGGTTTGGGACGACCACGTCGTGGCGCGCGGTGAGGGAGAGGGCGCGGCCAGAGAGCCCGACCTGATCTACATCGACCTGCATCTCGTGCACGAGGTCACCAGCCCGCAGGCGTTCGACGGTCTGCGACTGGCGGGCCGGCCCGTGCGACGGCCCGACCTGACGATCGCCACCGAGGACCACAACGTGCCCACGGTCGACATCGACAAGCCGATCGCGGACCCGGTTTCGCGCACTCAGGTCGAGACGTTGCGGCGCAACTGTGAGGAATTCGGCATCCGGCTGCACCCGATGGGTGATGCCGAACAGGGCATCGTGCACATCATCGGACCGCAGCTCGGACTGACTCAGCCGGGTATGACGGTCGTGTGTGGGGACAGCCACACTTCGACCCACGGTGCGTTCGGCGCCATCGCCATGGGTATCGGCACCTCCGAGGTCGAACACGTGATGGCCACGCAGACACTGCCGCTCAAGCCGTTCAAGACCATGGCGGTCAACGTCGACGGCGTCCTGCCCGCCGGTGTGAGCGCCAAGGACATCATCCTGGCCGTCATTGCCAAGATCGGTACCGGCGGCGGCCAGGGGCACGTCATCGAATACCGGGGCAGTGCCATCGAGGCGCTGTCCATGGAGGGCCGGATGACGATCTGCAACATGAGCATCGAGGCCGGAGCGCGGGCCGGCATGGTCGCGCCCGACGAGACCACCTTCGAATTCCTCAAGGGCCGCCCGCACGCTCCCGAGGGTGCCGACTGGGACGCCGCTGTTGCCGCGTGGAGCCAGTTGCGTACTGACGAGGGCGCCGAATTCGACACCGAGGTCTACCTGGATGCGGCAACATTGAGTCCGTTCGTGACGTGGGGCACCAACCCGGGTCAGGGCGTCCCGCTGTCCGCGGCGGTCCCAGATCCGGAGTTGATGGGCGACGACGCAGACCGGCAGGCGGCGGAGAAGGCTTTGGCCTACATGGATCTTCGCCCCGGGATGGCCATGCGTGACATCGCCGTGGACACCGTGTTCGTCGGATCCTGCACCAACGGCCGGATCGAAGACCTGCGGGTCGTCGCCGACGTGCTGCGCGATCGCAAGGTCGCCGACGGGGTGCGGATGCTGGTCGTGCCCGGCTCGATGCGGGTCCGGGCGCAGGCCGAATCGGAAGGTCTCGACCGGATATTCACCGCCGCGGGCGCCGAATGGCGGCAGGCCGGCTGCTCGATGTGTCTGGGAATGAACCCCGATCAGCTGTCCCCGGGACAGCGCTGCGCCTCGACGTCCAACCGGAATTTCGAAGGCCGACAGGGCAAGGGAGGCCGCACCCACCTGGTCTCGCCGGCCGTCGCGGCAGCCACCGCCGTGCGCGGAAAACTGGCGTCCCCCGCCGATCTGCCCGTCGCGGCCCGCTAA
- a CDS encoding IclR family transcriptional regulator — protein MRNDSGIGVLDKAVGVLHTVAESPCGLAELCERTGLPRATAHRLAAGLETHRLLARDGDGRWRLGPALTELASHVNDPLLAAGAAVLPRLREITGESVQLYRREGQSRVCVVALEPPAGLRDTVPVGTHLPMTAGSGAKVLLAYADPATQQAVLPAAKFTDRTLAEVRKRGWAQSAAEREPGVASVSAPVRDGRGAVIAAVSVSGPIDRMGRRPGARWAADLLAAADALTRRL, from the coding sequence GTGAGAAATGATAGCGGCATCGGCGTCCTCGACAAAGCTGTGGGTGTGCTGCACACCGTGGCCGAGTCACCTTGCGGGCTGGCCGAACTCTGCGAGCGGACCGGGCTGCCCCGGGCCACCGCCCACCGGCTGGCCGCCGGGCTCGAAACGCACCGGCTGCTGGCCCGCGACGGCGACGGCCGCTGGCGCCTGGGCCCGGCATTGACCGAATTGGCCTCCCACGTCAACGATCCGCTCCTGGCGGCCGGGGCCGCGGTGCTGCCCCGTCTGCGCGAGATCACCGGCGAGAGCGTGCAGCTGTACCGCCGTGAGGGCCAATCACGGGTCTGCGTGGTGGCCCTGGAGCCGCCGGCCGGGCTGCGCGACACCGTGCCGGTCGGCACCCACCTCCCGATGACCGCCGGATCGGGAGCCAAAGTGCTACTGGCCTATGCCGACCCGGCCACCCAGCAGGCCGTGCTGCCGGCCGCCAAGTTCACCGACCGCACCCTGGCCGAGGTCCGCAAGCGCGGCTGGGCGCAGAGCGCCGCCGAGCGTGAGCCGGGCGTGGCCAGTGTCTCGGCACCGGTGCGCGACGGCCGCGGCGCGGTGATCGCCGCGGTGTCGGTGTCCGGCCCCATCGATCGCATGGGTCGGCGGCCAGGCGCTCGCTGGGCCGCCGATCTACTTGCCGCCGCCGACGCGCTCACCCGTCGACTGTGA
- the mutT1 gene encoding 8-oxo-(d)GTP phosphatase MutT1, translating into MTAGVDVSNDSATAAKPGTKVVPAAGAVLWRGGEDASGVAVTEVAVIHRPRYDDWSLPKGKVDLGETDPVAAVREVHEETGYTAQLGRRLGSISYDIPQGTKRVWYWAARATGGDFTPNDEVDKLIWLPVDSAMDQLVYPHDRKVLRRFAKQPPDTKTVLIVRHGTAGRRSRFKGDDRKRPLDKKGRAQAEALVAQLLAFGATTLYAADRLRCHQTLEPLAQELGVEIHNEPALTEEAYNSDHKAGRSRVLDLAVRAGTPVICTQGKVIPDLISWWCSRSGVRPQTTGNRKGSTWVLSMADDHLIAADHLGSPLPAGG; encoded by the coding sequence ATGACTGCAGGAGTTGACGTGTCCAACGACAGCGCGACAGCGGCCAAGCCGGGCACCAAGGTAGTGCCCGCGGCGGGCGCCGTGTTGTGGCGTGGCGGCGAGGACGCCTCCGGCGTAGCCGTCACCGAGGTGGCCGTCATCCACCGTCCGCGATATGACGATTGGAGCCTGCCCAAGGGCAAGGTGGACCTCGGGGAAACCGATCCGGTGGCCGCGGTACGCGAGGTTCATGAGGAGACGGGCTACACCGCGCAACTCGGGCGCCGGCTCGGCTCGATCTCGTATGACATACCCCAGGGAACCAAACGGGTCTGGTACTGGGCTGCCCGCGCGACTGGAGGTGACTTCACCCCCAACGATGAGGTGGACAAGCTCATCTGGCTTCCGGTGGATTCGGCGATGGATCAGCTGGTCTACCCCCATGATCGAAAAGTGTTGCGCCGCTTTGCAAAACAGCCGCCAGATACCAAGACGGTGCTCATCGTCCGGCACGGTACGGCCGGGCGGCGATCCCGTTTCAAGGGCGATGACCGCAAGCGTCCGCTCGACAAGAAGGGCCGGGCGCAGGCCGAGGCCCTGGTCGCCCAACTACTGGCATTCGGTGCCACAACGCTTTACGCGGCCGATCGGCTGCGCTGCCATCAGACCCTTGAGCCCCTGGCTCAGGAGCTCGGGGTGGAAATCCACAATGAGCCGGCACTGACGGAAGAGGCGTACAACTCCGACCACAAGGCCGGCCGCAGCCGGGTGCTCGATCTCGCGGTCCGGGCGGGGACGCCGGTGATCTGCACCCAGGGCAAGGTGATTCCCGATCTCATCTCGTGGTGGTGTTCGCGCTCCGGGGTGCGCCCGCAGACCACCGGAAATCGCAAAGGCAGCACGTGGGTGCTGTCGATGGCCGACGACCACCTGATAGCTGCCGACCACCTCGGCAGTCCCCTGCCCGCCGGCGGTTAG